A genome region from Maylandia zebra isolate NMK-2024a linkage group LG6, Mzebra_GT3a, whole genome shotgun sequence includes the following:
- the LOC101470539 gene encoding uncharacterized protein LOC101470539 isoform X4, whose translation MSASEPANSVPVRGAGGMKLPLHSAGDHNGNAFPISSSSSSSSSSSCLGESSPESLRSLSGGRTDSPLDYDMFDVTLTAVKTVTLKSVVSDWAPEEERNPDDGDDGDDTSLGKSQTVTESNDNSVSVYLDANGDDYHQDSWNDNLTLARSLTGNGGLINEDVSSGSSNGRRRSSSPPDSDATEVPADDDDDDDEEEALFVSVSSDVDVQRSSAMIASSGGRSGDGVQVTEEEVGGPAVHCPPEPSTGRHADPPASEHLSEDTQMSTEDVKKTSSPPPEEAETGVVGSKPPPSQPDVSLAARPRPAPRSAASTAAKPPGPEAKRVSRVDLKTVRAKVGSRSAPSPPKPATQNKSAPSNGKRAVVRKEVQAGDGGKRQRSSAGPIKVAVIRAKSRNIKPNHRKAAGEPTVPQEKSLSVSRTLSTSTSSLGSEVAGEKRLNAPRKADRDVPDKYGKPDEGEAKCPSEECVEGQTEGSGEASVSAAAVEKPRTPTRKVSSKLGPSPRPQGRGTRADRGPSGPAPGSGTGPPGQGSPGPRQAQTDGSTLGKGGPSAGSGAPTTKSQSIPKPRSSAVCGPTAAKPTANQHPGSAGRPAAPTAVSKLPVKGLPTSLSSSSFGSNENNGGASKVDKNNKPREAPGKTPSHTGSSSQTAASTGGNNQNLQLPPPDLIPDDVNANAPVAPVPPVPATNATNTATSGTAGPSTLGLKARTGPRSGPRAGSRLQGASRAGSHGGAVASDGTNGIKQNQSKEQAEKKNQAIAQLRKLLVQGNKRVEALATVIQHLFTEREETLKQKKELSQELANLRDELVASSQCCERLQKEKQEARVGFEEALTRLREQHREELAQLEERLTSFYQTEWDKVHQTYQEEADKCRVLMEKQVEELRSRQEVERKKQEVSHSQKMESLKQQYKALIEEMKTIHRSDLDTVEKSLQDTEASLSEKLSELTAEKEDLSEKLRAEEERRKRMLTDKNLKDSHTVYLEKELESLKVVLEIKNNQLHQKEKKLMEMDKLVETNVKLEECLKKVQQENEDYKARMDKHAALSKQLSSEQAILQQTLQKESKVNKRLSMENEELLWKLHNGDLLASPRRLSPTSPFSSPRNSASFTTAAPLSPR comes from the exons ATGAGCGCCTCCGAGCCCGCTAACAGTGTCCCCGTCAGGGGCGCGGGCGGCATGAAGCTCCCTCTCCACAGTGCGGGAGACCACAACGGGAATGCTTTCCCAATttcgtcttcctcctcttcctcctcttcctcgtccTGCCTCGGCGAGTCGTCTCCTGAGTCGCTGCGGAGTCTGAGCGGGGGCCGGACCGACAGCCCGCTGGACTACGACATGTTCGACGTTACCCTGACGGCGgtgaaaactgtgactctgAAGTCTGTCGTTTCAGACTGGGCGCCCGAGGAGGAGCGTAACCCGGACGATGGCGATGACGGTGACGACACCTCGTTGGGGAAATCTCAAACCGTGACGGAGTCCAACGACAACTCCGTGTCGGTTTACCTGGACGCCAACGGCGACGACTACCACCAGGACAGCTGGAACGACAACCTGACACTCGCCCGATCGCTGACAGGAAACGGCGGCCTCATCAACGAGGACGTCAGCAGTGGAAGCAGTAACGGGAGAAGGCGCAGCTCCTCACCTCCAGACTCGGACGCAACAGAAGTCcctgctgatgatgatgatgatgatgatgaagaggaggcgttgtttgtgtctgtgagctCTGATGTGGACGTGCAGAGAAGCAGTGCGATGATCGCGAGCTCAGGTGGTCGGTCAGGTGACGGCGTCCAGGTgacggaggaggaggtgggCGGGCCTGCGGTCCACTGTCCTCCAGAGCCGTCCACAGGACGTCACGCAGATCCTCCAGCCTCTGAACACCTCAGTGAAGACACACAGATGTCGACTGAAGATGTTAAGAAAACGAGCTCTCCTCCACCTGAAGAGGCTGAAACGGGTGTAGTGGGCTCCAAACCTCCGCCCTCCCAGCCTGACGTGAGTCTGGCAGCAAGACCCAGACCTGCTCCCAGGTCAGCCGCCTCCACAGCTGCCAAACCGCCCGGTCCAGAAGCAAAGAGGGTTTCCAGAGTGGACTTAAAAACAGTCAGAGCTAAAGTGGGATCACGCTCCGCCCCCTCCCCACCGAAACCTGCCACCCAG AATAAATCTGCCCCGTCCAATGGGAAGAGAGCTGTGGTGAGGAAGGAGGTGCAGGCTGGTGATGGAGGTAAAAGACAGCGGTCGTCGGCAGGTCCCATCAAAGTGGCTGTGATCAGAGCAAAGAGCAGGAACATCAAGCCAAACCACAGGAAAGCAGCCGGGGAGCCGACAGTGCCGCAGGAGAAGAGTTTATCCGTCAGCCGAACCCTGTCCACTTCGACCAGCTCGCTGGGCTCCGAGGTCGCTGGGGAAAAACGCCTGAATGCTCCCAGGAAGGCTGACCGGGACGTGCCCGATAAATATGGAAAACCTGATGAGGGGGAAGCAAAATGCCCAAGTGAGGAGTGTGTGGAGGGGCAAACGGAGGGCTCAGGAGAGGCTTCGGTGTCGGCAGCCGCTGTGGAGAAACCACGGACGCCTACCAGG AAAGTCTCCTCCAAGCTGGGACCCAGCCCCAGGCCTCAGGGAAGAGGCACCAGAGCAGACCGCGGGCCCTCGGGACCAGCTCCGGGCTCAGGGACCGGACCTCCAGGTCAGGGGAGCCCCGGACCCAGGCAAGCCCAGACGGATGGCTCCACGCTGGGAAAAGGTGGGCCGAGTGCTGGGAGTGGAGCTCCAACCACCAAGAGTCAGA GCATCCCCAAACCTCGCTCCTCTGCAGTCTGTGGGCCCACAGCAGCTAAACCGACAGCCAATCAGCATCCGGGATCAGCGGGGCGACCCGCCGCACCCACTGCCGTCTCAAAACTTCCCGTTAAAGGGTTACCCACAAGCCTTAGCTCCTCCTCATTTGGAAGTAACGAGAACAATGGCGGCGCAagcaaag TGGATAAAAACAACAAGCCGCGGGAGGCGCCGGGGAAAACGCCATCGCACACCGGCAGCAGCTCGCAGACGGCAGCATCCACCGGAGGAAACAACCAGAACCTGCAGCTGCCTCCGCCCGACCTG ATACCAGATGACGTGAATGCTAACGCACCAGTGGCACCAGTTCCTCCAGTGCCTGCCACTAACGCCACCAATACTGCCACGTCAGGAACCGCCGGACCCTCGACTCTCGGTTTGAAAGCGAGAACCGGGCCACGATCCGGCCCCAGAGCCGGGTCTCGCCTTCAGGGCGCGTCCAGAGCTGGCAGCCATGGAGGCGCGGTGGCGTCGGACGGGACGAACGGCATCAAACAGAACCAGAGCAAAGAGCAGGCAGAGAAGAAGAACCAGGCCATCGCTCAGCTGAGGAAGCTGCTCGTGCAAGGGAACAAAAGAGTGGAGGCTCTGGCTACAGTCATCCAGCATCTCTTCACGGAG cgTGAGGAGACCCTGAAGCAGAAGAAGGAGCTGTCGCAGGAGCTGGCCAACCTCCGGGACGAGCTGG TCGCGTCGTCGCAGTGCTGCGAGCGTCTGCAGAAGGAGAAGCAGGAGGCGCGCGTCGGCTTCGAGGAAGCGCTGACGAGGTTGCGGGAGCAGCACCGGGAGGAGCTGGCACAGCTGGAGGAAAG GCTGACCAGTTTTTACCAAACGGAGTGGGACAAGGTCCACCAGACGTACCAGGAGGAGGCGGACAAATGTCGCGTCCTGATGGAGAAGCAG GTGGAGGAGCTGAGGAGCCGACAGGAAGTGGAGAggaagaaacaggaagtgagtcaCAGCCAGAAGATGGAGTCTCTGAAACAGCAGTACAAGGCCTTAATAgaag AGATGAAGACCATCCATCGCTCCGACCTGGACACTGTGGAAAAATCCCTGCAGGACACCGAAGCTTCTCTCTCT GAAAAACTCTCCGAGCTCACGGCGGAGAAGGAGGACCTGAGCGAGAAGCTGCGagctgaggaggagaggaggaagaggatgctCACCGACAAGAATCTG AAGGACTCGCACACTGTGTACCTGGAGAAGGAGCTGGAGAGTCTGaaggtggtgctggagatcAAGAACAACCAGCTGCATCAGAAGGAGAAGAAGCTGATGGAGATGGACAAACTG gtggAGACGAATGTGAAGCTGGAGGAGTGTCTGAAGAAGGTGCAGCAGGAGAACGAGGACTATAAGGCCAGGATGGACAAACACGCCGCGCTGTCCAA GCAGCTGTCCAGCGAGCAGGCCATACTGCAGCAGACGCTGCAGAAGGAGTCAAAGGTCAACAAGCGGCTGTCCATGGAGAACGAGGAGCTGCTGTGGAAGCTGCACAACGGCGACCTGCTGGCGAGCCCCCGCCGCCTCTCGCCCACCTCCCCCTTCAGCTCGCCCCGGAACTCCGCCTCCTTCACCACAGCTGCGCCGTTATCGCCCAGATAA
- the LOC101470539 gene encoding uncharacterized protein LOC101470539 isoform X2, giving the protein MSASEPANSVPVRGAGGMKLPLHSAGDHNGNAFPISSSSSSSSSSSCLGESSPESLRSLSGGRTDSPLDYDMFDVTLTAVKTVTLKSVVSDWAPEEERNPDDGDDGDDTSLGKSQTVTESNDNSVSVYLDANGDDYHQDSWNDNLTLARSLTGNGGLINEDVSSGSSNGRRRSSSPPDSDATEVPADDDDDDDEEEALFVSVSSDVDVQRSSAMIASSGGRSGDGVQVTEEEVGGPAVHCPPEPSTGRHADPPASEHLSEDTQMSTEDVKKTSSPPPEEAETGVVGSKPPPSQPDVSLAARPRPAPRSAASTAAKPPGPEAKRVSRVDLKTVRAKVGSRSAPSPPKPATQNKSAPSNGKRAVVRKEVQAGDGGKRQRSSAGPIKVAVIRAKSRNIKPNHRKAAGEPTVPQEKSLSVSRTLSTSTSSLGSEVAGEKRLNAPRKADRDVPDKYGKPDEGEAKCPSEECVEGQTEGSGEASVSAAAVEKPRTPTRKVSSKLGPSPRPQGRGTRADRGPSGPAPGSGTGPPGQGSPGPRQAQTDGSTLGKGGPSAGSGAPTTKSQSIPKPRSSAVCGPTAAKPTANQHPGSAGRPAAPTAVSKLPVKGLPTSLSSSSFGSNENNGGASKAPAGAVPDEPPSKSTLPVGSQSAAKPSVSSSSTSTPSDAVTNGPSTAAPKPPALRSRAVSLQARTSSTGLKPPTITNQNAAKTAPTKSSPAAGQGLAKQAVQSPLQRSGSARVSRLNGAVDKNNKPREAPGKTPSHTGSSSQTAASTGGNNQNLQLPPPDLIPDDVNANAPVAPVPPVPATNATNTATSGTAGPSTLGLKARTGPRSGPRAGSRLQGASRAGSHGGAVASDGTNGIKQNQSKEQAEKKNQAIAQLRKLLVQGNKRVEALATVIQHLFTEREETLKQKKELSQELANLRDELVASSQCCERLQKEKQEARVGFEEALTRLREQHREELAQLEERLTSFYQTEWDKVHQTYQEEADKCRVLMEKQVEELRSRQEVERKKQEVSHSQKMESLKQQYKALIEEMKTIHRSDLDTVEKSLQDTEASLSEKLSELTAEKEDLSEKLRAEEERRKRMLTDKNLKDSHTVYLEKELESLKVVLEIKNNQLHQKEKKLMEMDKLVETNVKLEECLKKVQQENEDYKARMDKHAALSKQLSSEQAILQQTLQKESKVNKRLSMENEELLWKLHNGDLLASPRRLSPTSPFSSPRNSASFTTAAPLSPR; this is encoded by the exons ATGAGCGCCTCCGAGCCCGCTAACAGTGTCCCCGTCAGGGGCGCGGGCGGCATGAAGCTCCCTCTCCACAGTGCGGGAGACCACAACGGGAATGCTTTCCCAATttcgtcttcctcctcttcctcctcttcctcgtccTGCCTCGGCGAGTCGTCTCCTGAGTCGCTGCGGAGTCTGAGCGGGGGCCGGACCGACAGCCCGCTGGACTACGACATGTTCGACGTTACCCTGACGGCGgtgaaaactgtgactctgAAGTCTGTCGTTTCAGACTGGGCGCCCGAGGAGGAGCGTAACCCGGACGATGGCGATGACGGTGACGACACCTCGTTGGGGAAATCTCAAACCGTGACGGAGTCCAACGACAACTCCGTGTCGGTTTACCTGGACGCCAACGGCGACGACTACCACCAGGACAGCTGGAACGACAACCTGACACTCGCCCGATCGCTGACAGGAAACGGCGGCCTCATCAACGAGGACGTCAGCAGTGGAAGCAGTAACGGGAGAAGGCGCAGCTCCTCACCTCCAGACTCGGACGCAACAGAAGTCcctgctgatgatgatgatgatgatgatgaagaggaggcgttgtttgtgtctgtgagctCTGATGTGGACGTGCAGAGAAGCAGTGCGATGATCGCGAGCTCAGGTGGTCGGTCAGGTGACGGCGTCCAGGTgacggaggaggaggtgggCGGGCCTGCGGTCCACTGTCCTCCAGAGCCGTCCACAGGACGTCACGCAGATCCTCCAGCCTCTGAACACCTCAGTGAAGACACACAGATGTCGACTGAAGATGTTAAGAAAACGAGCTCTCCTCCACCTGAAGAGGCTGAAACGGGTGTAGTGGGCTCCAAACCTCCGCCCTCCCAGCCTGACGTGAGTCTGGCAGCAAGACCCAGACCTGCTCCCAGGTCAGCCGCCTCCACAGCTGCCAAACCGCCCGGTCCAGAAGCAAAGAGGGTTTCCAGAGTGGACTTAAAAACAGTCAGAGCTAAAGTGGGATCACGCTCCGCCCCCTCCCCACCGAAACCTGCCACCCAG AATAAATCTGCCCCGTCCAATGGGAAGAGAGCTGTGGTGAGGAAGGAGGTGCAGGCTGGTGATGGAGGTAAAAGACAGCGGTCGTCGGCAGGTCCCATCAAAGTGGCTGTGATCAGAGCAAAGAGCAGGAACATCAAGCCAAACCACAGGAAAGCAGCCGGGGAGCCGACAGTGCCGCAGGAGAAGAGTTTATCCGTCAGCCGAACCCTGTCCACTTCGACCAGCTCGCTGGGCTCCGAGGTCGCTGGGGAAAAACGCCTGAATGCTCCCAGGAAGGCTGACCGGGACGTGCCCGATAAATATGGAAAACCTGATGAGGGGGAAGCAAAATGCCCAAGTGAGGAGTGTGTGGAGGGGCAAACGGAGGGCTCAGGAGAGGCTTCGGTGTCGGCAGCCGCTGTGGAGAAACCACGGACGCCTACCAGG AAAGTCTCCTCCAAGCTGGGACCCAGCCCCAGGCCTCAGGGAAGAGGCACCAGAGCAGACCGCGGGCCCTCGGGACCAGCTCCGGGCTCAGGGACCGGACCTCCAGGTCAGGGGAGCCCCGGACCCAGGCAAGCCCAGACGGATGGCTCCACGCTGGGAAAAGGTGGGCCGAGTGCTGGGAGTGGAGCTCCAACCACCAAGAGTCAGA GCATCCCCAAACCTCGCTCCTCTGCAGTCTGTGGGCCCACAGCAGCTAAACCGACAGCCAATCAGCATCCGGGATCAGCGGGGCGACCCGCCGCACCCACTGCCGTCTCAAAACTTCCCGTTAAAGGGTTACCCACAAGCCTTAGCTCCTCCTCATTTGGAAGTAACGAGAACAATGGCGGCGCAagcaaag CTCCAGCAGGGGCCGTACCAGACGAGCCGCCCAGCAAAAGCACACTTCCTGTGGGCAGCCAGAGTGCAGCAAAGCCCTCCGtctccagcagcagcaccagTACTCCCAGTGACGCTGTTACAAACGGTCCCAGCACTGCTGCTCCAAAACCTCCCGCCCTGAGGAGCAGAGCTGTGTCTCTGCAGGCCAGGACCTCCAGCACAG GTCTGAAGCCTCCGACGATCACCAACCAGAACGCAGCGAAGACGGCGCCCACGAAGTCGAGCCCCGCCGCCGGTCAGGGGCTCGCGAAGCAGGCGGTGCAGTCCCCGTTACAGCGCAGCGGCTCGGCGAGGGTCAGCCGGCTGAACGGCGCAG TGGATAAAAACAACAAGCCGCGGGAGGCGCCGGGGAAAACGCCATCGCACACCGGCAGCAGCTCGCAGACGGCAGCATCCACCGGAGGAAACAACCAGAACCTGCAGCTGCCTCCGCCCGACCTG ATACCAGATGACGTGAATGCTAACGCACCAGTGGCACCAGTTCCTCCAGTGCCTGCCACTAACGCCACCAATACTGCCACGTCAGGAACCGCCGGACCCTCGACTCTCGGTTTGAAAGCGAGAACCGGGCCACGATCCGGCCCCAGAGCCGGGTCTCGCCTTCAGGGCGCGTCCAGAGCTGGCAGCCATGGAGGCGCGGTGGCGTCGGACGGGACGAACGGCATCAAACAGAACCAGAGCAAAGAGCAGGCAGAGAAGAAGAACCAGGCCATCGCTCAGCTGAGGAAGCTGCTCGTGCAAGGGAACAAAAGAGTGGAGGCTCTGGCTACAGTCATCCAGCATCTCTTCACGGAG cgTGAGGAGACCCTGAAGCAGAAGAAGGAGCTGTCGCAGGAGCTGGCCAACCTCCGGGACGAGCTGG TCGCGTCGTCGCAGTGCTGCGAGCGTCTGCAGAAGGAGAAGCAGGAGGCGCGCGTCGGCTTCGAGGAAGCGCTGACGAGGTTGCGGGAGCAGCACCGGGAGGAGCTGGCACAGCTGGAGGAAAG GCTGACCAGTTTTTACCAAACGGAGTGGGACAAGGTCCACCAGACGTACCAGGAGGAGGCGGACAAATGTCGCGTCCTGATGGAGAAGCAG GTGGAGGAGCTGAGGAGCCGACAGGAAGTGGAGAggaagaaacaggaagtgagtcaCAGCCAGAAGATGGAGTCTCTGAAACAGCAGTACAAGGCCTTAATAgaag AGATGAAGACCATCCATCGCTCCGACCTGGACACTGTGGAAAAATCCCTGCAGGACACCGAAGCTTCTCTCTCT GAAAAACTCTCCGAGCTCACGGCGGAGAAGGAGGACCTGAGCGAGAAGCTGCGagctgaggaggagaggaggaagaggatgctCACCGACAAGAATCTG AAGGACTCGCACACTGTGTACCTGGAGAAGGAGCTGGAGAGTCTGaaggtggtgctggagatcAAGAACAACCAGCTGCATCAGAAGGAGAAGAAGCTGATGGAGATGGACAAACTG gtggAGACGAATGTGAAGCTGGAGGAGTGTCTGAAGAAGGTGCAGCAGGAGAACGAGGACTATAAGGCCAGGATGGACAAACACGCCGCGCTGTCCAA GCAGCTGTCCAGCGAGCAGGCCATACTGCAGCAGACGCTGCAGAAGGAGTCAAAGGTCAACAAGCGGCTGTCCATGGAGAACGAGGAGCTGCTGTGGAAGCTGCACAACGGCGACCTGCTGGCGAGCCCCCGCCGCCTCTCGCCCACCTCCCCCTTCAGCTCGCCCCGGAACTCCGCCTCCTTCACCACAGCTGCGCCGTTATCGCCCAGATAA
- the LOC101470539 gene encoding uncharacterized protein LOC101470539 isoform X1: protein MSASEPANSVPVRGAGGMKLPLHSAGDHNGNAFPISSSSSSSSSSSCLGESSPESLRSLSGGRTDSPLDYDMFDVTLTAVKTVTLKSVVSDWAPEEERNPDDGDDGDDTSLGKSQTVTESNDNSVSVYLDANGDDYHQDSWNDNLTLARSLTGNGGLINEDVSSGSSNGRRRSSSPPDSDATEVPADDDDDDDEEEALFVSVSSDVDVQRSSAMIASSGGRSGDGVQVTEEEVGGPAVHCPPEPSTGRHADPPASEHLSEDTQMSTEDVKKTSSPPPEEAETGVVGSKPPPSQPDVSLAARPRPAPRSAASTAAKPPGPEAKRVSRVDLKTVRAKVGSRSAPSPPKPATQNKSAPSNGKRAVVRKEVQAGDGGKRQRSSAGPIKVAVIRAKSRNIKPNHRKAAGEPTVPQEKSLSVSRTLSTSTSSLGSEVAGEKRLNAPRKADRDVPDKYGKPDEGEAKCPSEECVEGQTEGSGEASVSAAAVEKPRTPTRKVSSKLGPSPRPQGRGTRADRGPSGPAPGSGTGPPGQGSPGPRQAQTDGSTLGKGGPSAGSGAPTTKSQSIPKPRSSAVCGPTAAKPTANQHPGSAGRPAAPTAVSKLPVKGLPTSLSSSSFGSNENNGGASKAAPAGAVPDEPPSKSTLPVGSQSAAKPSVSSSSTSTPSDAVTNGPSTAAPKPPALRSRAVSLQARTSSTGLKPPTITNQNAAKTAPTKSSPAAGQGLAKQAVQSPLQRSGSARVSRLNGAVDKNNKPREAPGKTPSHTGSSSQTAASTGGNNQNLQLPPPDLIPDDVNANAPVAPVPPVPATNATNTATSGTAGPSTLGLKARTGPRSGPRAGSRLQGASRAGSHGGAVASDGTNGIKQNQSKEQAEKKNQAIAQLRKLLVQGNKRVEALATVIQHLFTEREETLKQKKELSQELANLRDELVASSQCCERLQKEKQEARVGFEEALTRLREQHREELAQLEERLTSFYQTEWDKVHQTYQEEADKCRVLMEKQVEELRSRQEVERKKQEVSHSQKMESLKQQYKALIEEMKTIHRSDLDTVEKSLQDTEASLSEKLSELTAEKEDLSEKLRAEEERRKRMLTDKNLKDSHTVYLEKELESLKVVLEIKNNQLHQKEKKLMEMDKLVETNVKLEECLKKVQQENEDYKARMDKHAALSKQLSSEQAILQQTLQKESKVNKRLSMENEELLWKLHNGDLLASPRRLSPTSPFSSPRNSASFTTAAPLSPR from the exons ATGAGCGCCTCCGAGCCCGCTAACAGTGTCCCCGTCAGGGGCGCGGGCGGCATGAAGCTCCCTCTCCACAGTGCGGGAGACCACAACGGGAATGCTTTCCCAATttcgtcttcctcctcttcctcctcttcctcgtccTGCCTCGGCGAGTCGTCTCCTGAGTCGCTGCGGAGTCTGAGCGGGGGCCGGACCGACAGCCCGCTGGACTACGACATGTTCGACGTTACCCTGACGGCGgtgaaaactgtgactctgAAGTCTGTCGTTTCAGACTGGGCGCCCGAGGAGGAGCGTAACCCGGACGATGGCGATGACGGTGACGACACCTCGTTGGGGAAATCTCAAACCGTGACGGAGTCCAACGACAACTCCGTGTCGGTTTACCTGGACGCCAACGGCGACGACTACCACCAGGACAGCTGGAACGACAACCTGACACTCGCCCGATCGCTGACAGGAAACGGCGGCCTCATCAACGAGGACGTCAGCAGTGGAAGCAGTAACGGGAGAAGGCGCAGCTCCTCACCTCCAGACTCGGACGCAACAGAAGTCcctgctgatgatgatgatgatgatgatgaagaggaggcgttgtttgtgtctgtgagctCTGATGTGGACGTGCAGAGAAGCAGTGCGATGATCGCGAGCTCAGGTGGTCGGTCAGGTGACGGCGTCCAGGTgacggaggaggaggtgggCGGGCCTGCGGTCCACTGTCCTCCAGAGCCGTCCACAGGACGTCACGCAGATCCTCCAGCCTCTGAACACCTCAGTGAAGACACACAGATGTCGACTGAAGATGTTAAGAAAACGAGCTCTCCTCCACCTGAAGAGGCTGAAACGGGTGTAGTGGGCTCCAAACCTCCGCCCTCCCAGCCTGACGTGAGTCTGGCAGCAAGACCCAGACCTGCTCCCAGGTCAGCCGCCTCCACAGCTGCCAAACCGCCCGGTCCAGAAGCAAAGAGGGTTTCCAGAGTGGACTTAAAAACAGTCAGAGCTAAAGTGGGATCACGCTCCGCCCCCTCCCCACCGAAACCTGCCACCCAG AATAAATCTGCCCCGTCCAATGGGAAGAGAGCTGTGGTGAGGAAGGAGGTGCAGGCTGGTGATGGAGGTAAAAGACAGCGGTCGTCGGCAGGTCCCATCAAAGTGGCTGTGATCAGAGCAAAGAGCAGGAACATCAAGCCAAACCACAGGAAAGCAGCCGGGGAGCCGACAGTGCCGCAGGAGAAGAGTTTATCCGTCAGCCGAACCCTGTCCACTTCGACCAGCTCGCTGGGCTCCGAGGTCGCTGGGGAAAAACGCCTGAATGCTCCCAGGAAGGCTGACCGGGACGTGCCCGATAAATATGGAAAACCTGATGAGGGGGAAGCAAAATGCCCAAGTGAGGAGTGTGTGGAGGGGCAAACGGAGGGCTCAGGAGAGGCTTCGGTGTCGGCAGCCGCTGTGGAGAAACCACGGACGCCTACCAGG AAAGTCTCCTCCAAGCTGGGACCCAGCCCCAGGCCTCAGGGAAGAGGCACCAGAGCAGACCGCGGGCCCTCGGGACCAGCTCCGGGCTCAGGGACCGGACCTCCAGGTCAGGGGAGCCCCGGACCCAGGCAAGCCCAGACGGATGGCTCCACGCTGGGAAAAGGTGGGCCGAGTGCTGGGAGTGGAGCTCCAACCACCAAGAGTCAGA GCATCCCCAAACCTCGCTCCTCTGCAGTCTGTGGGCCCACAGCAGCTAAACCGACAGCCAATCAGCATCCGGGATCAGCGGGGCGACCCGCCGCACCCACTGCCGTCTCAAAACTTCCCGTTAAAGGGTTACCCACAAGCCTTAGCTCCTCCTCATTTGGAAGTAACGAGAACAATGGCGGCGCAagcaaag CAGCTCCAGCAGGGGCCGTACCAGACGAGCCGCCCAGCAAAAGCACACTTCCTGTGGGCAGCCAGAGTGCAGCAAAGCCCTCCGtctccagcagcagcaccagTACTCCCAGTGACGCTGTTACAAACGGTCCCAGCACTGCTGCTCCAAAACCTCCCGCCCTGAGGAGCAGAGCTGTGTCTCTGCAGGCCAGGACCTCCAGCACAG GTCTGAAGCCTCCGACGATCACCAACCAGAACGCAGCGAAGACGGCGCCCACGAAGTCGAGCCCCGCCGCCGGTCAGGGGCTCGCGAAGCAGGCGGTGCAGTCCCCGTTACAGCGCAGCGGCTCGGCGAGGGTCAGCCGGCTGAACGGCGCAG TGGATAAAAACAACAAGCCGCGGGAGGCGCCGGGGAAAACGCCATCGCACACCGGCAGCAGCTCGCAGACGGCAGCATCCACCGGAGGAAACAACCAGAACCTGCAGCTGCCTCCGCCCGACCTG ATACCAGATGACGTGAATGCTAACGCACCAGTGGCACCAGTTCCTCCAGTGCCTGCCACTAACGCCACCAATACTGCCACGTCAGGAACCGCCGGACCCTCGACTCTCGGTTTGAAAGCGAGAACCGGGCCACGATCCGGCCCCAGAGCCGGGTCTCGCCTTCAGGGCGCGTCCAGAGCTGGCAGCCATGGAGGCGCGGTGGCGTCGGACGGGACGAACGGCATCAAACAGAACCAGAGCAAAGAGCAGGCAGAGAAGAAGAACCAGGCCATCGCTCAGCTGAGGAAGCTGCTCGTGCAAGGGAACAAAAGAGTGGAGGCTCTGGCTACAGTCATCCAGCATCTCTTCACGGAG cgTGAGGAGACCCTGAAGCAGAAGAAGGAGCTGTCGCAGGAGCTGGCCAACCTCCGGGACGAGCTGG TCGCGTCGTCGCAGTGCTGCGAGCGTCTGCAGAAGGAGAAGCAGGAGGCGCGCGTCGGCTTCGAGGAAGCGCTGACGAGGTTGCGGGAGCAGCACCGGGAGGAGCTGGCACAGCTGGAGGAAAG GCTGACCAGTTTTTACCAAACGGAGTGGGACAAGGTCCACCAGACGTACCAGGAGGAGGCGGACAAATGTCGCGTCCTGATGGAGAAGCAG GTGGAGGAGCTGAGGAGCCGACAGGAAGTGGAGAggaagaaacaggaagtgagtcaCAGCCAGAAGATGGAGTCTCTGAAACAGCAGTACAAGGCCTTAATAgaag AGATGAAGACCATCCATCGCTCCGACCTGGACACTGTGGAAAAATCCCTGCAGGACACCGAAGCTTCTCTCTCT GAAAAACTCTCCGAGCTCACGGCGGAGAAGGAGGACCTGAGCGAGAAGCTGCGagctgaggaggagaggaggaagaggatgctCACCGACAAGAATCTG AAGGACTCGCACACTGTGTACCTGGAGAAGGAGCTGGAGAGTCTGaaggtggtgctggagatcAAGAACAACCAGCTGCATCAGAAGGAGAAGAAGCTGATGGAGATGGACAAACTG gtggAGACGAATGTGAAGCTGGAGGAGTGTCTGAAGAAGGTGCAGCAGGAGAACGAGGACTATAAGGCCAGGATGGACAAACACGCCGCGCTGTCCAA GCAGCTGTCCAGCGAGCAGGCCATACTGCAGCAGACGCTGCAGAAGGAGTCAAAGGTCAACAAGCGGCTGTCCATGGAGAACGAGGAGCTGCTGTGGAAGCTGCACAACGGCGACCTGCTGGCGAGCCCCCGCCGCCTCTCGCCCACCTCCCCCTTCAGCTCGCCCCGGAACTCCGCCTCCTTCACCACAGCTGCGCCGTTATCGCCCAGATAA